From the Spirochaetota bacterium genome, the window ATAGTAAAATCCCTAAAAATGAGTACAGCATAACAATGACAAATCGAACTATAGTATTTATAATAATGGCCTTTTGTGCAGCATCAGTGCTTCTACATGAAAAAAAGCGCTGAGCCTGACTTTGATCAAACCCATAATATGAAATATATAAAAAGAAACCACCACACAACATTGGTGCCAATGAAAAAGTATTACCATCCAATATTCCAAATGAAACATAATTAAATATCTTCAACCGTTGATAATCAAGGGTAAAAGCGGTATGGCCATTTAAAACAAATAATATAATTCCACAAAATAAAACTGTAGATAACAGTAACACAACAAGTTGCATAACATCAGTGTAAATATCAGCTAAAATTCCACCAATCGAAGTATATATAAGCGATATTAATGAAATGGTTACAATTGAAACATACAGATTAAGATCGGTCATAACACTGAACACGTATGACGTTGCAACAATAGCTACACCCGTAGCCAATGACCTGCTTAGTAAAAAAACCAGTGCAAGGATAACACGTGTTTGCTTACCAAATCGTTTTTCTAGCCATTCATAAATGGAAAAACCCTGATATGACCTGAAAGCAGGAATAACAAAAAGAATGAGGAAAATCATGGATAGTGGGAGGGCTAATTCATACTGTAACCAGGTTAGCCCTCCATTATGTTTGACAGCAATAAAAGCAGGTACTCCAATCAGGCTTATTGCGCTTACCTGATTTGCTGCAAGTGATGACCCTGTTAACCAGGCTGATGCTTTCTGTGAAGCTATATAATAATCAGCCTGATTTTTTTGTTTTTTCCCAATTATATACCCTATGCCAATGACACAAATACTGTATAAAACAACAATAATCCAATCAATGGCACCCATTGGATACTAATACAAAATCCCCTCTAATTTTGTACGTATAAATTGTGGTAAAGCAAATGCTCCCCTATGGATATCAGGATTATAATATCTGAGTAGTTTGGCAAGTGCTTTTGCTTTTTCTTCCTTCAAATCATTTATTGGATGGTATTTCTTAGAACAGAATGAAAAGCCAATCATGCCACTTGGATATGTGGGTACCATGGTAATATAATATGAAGGGACTTTGAAAAACTTTTTATTATATTGTGCCAGTGTTACAATAACATTTGGGTGATAAAATATTGATTCCGACTGGGTTGATGCTATTCCATCATCATCCAGACACTCACTTAAATTTTTGTAAAATTCTTCTGAAAACAATACTGCAGCAGGCCCAATGGGATCAGATGAATCAACAAGAATTACATCATACGCTTTTTTCCTTTCTGCAATAAACTTTGCACCATCTTCAGTATATATTGTCACACGGGGATCATCATATGAACATGATAAGGCAGGCATGTATTCACGGCAAAGACGTATTACATCACCATCTATCTCACAAATATCTGCTTTTTCAACTTCTTTGTGTTTTAACACTTCTCTAAGAGTACCACCATCACCCCCACCAATAACAAGAACCCGTTTGGGGTTTGGATGAACGCACATGGGAACATGTACCAGCATTTCATGATATCCCATTTCATCAACTTCGGTAGTCATAAATACGCCATCAAGTACCAGCATTCTACCAAATGCTTTTGTGTCATATATTTCAATCCTCTGAAACTTTGAATCATAGGTTGCAAGTTTACCAGTTACCTTAAGTTTCATGGTTCTTCCCTGTTCCATTTCATATAACTCTTCAATCCATACGCTTGATTCAAATGGCATGTCGTACCTCCTGAATGTATAATTGTAATAGAATGAATCTTTTACGTAGATAAATAAGTGGTAGGTTTATAAAAATTAAGGGGACAGGTATCCCTTACCGTCCCCTTAATCACTGATTACTTTCTTAAAGCAACATTAAGAGTATAGTCGCTACCCTTGAAGTAGCTCAGTGAGAATTGGGCAGCAATCTCTGGGTCATAATATTTGCAGCTGAATATATCAATGTAAGCAGTATTTGTCAGATTTGCAAAGTGACCTGATATCATTGAAGTTTCAATGAGCTGCACCATTGAATAACCAGCAACACGCTCATCCTCACCAAAATTAACAACCTGAGTCTCTCCAAACCTCTTCATTTCAATGAGATCGCACAACTGAATCGCATACTGCCGTATCATCTCTGCATCTCGAATAATGTCTGGATCACAATTATGAATATCAACGCTGCAATACAACCCCCATGCACCTAATTTTTCAAACTGGTCAATGGTCGGAATTGTTTTAAGTATGTCGTTAGTCAATGTAGTTAACATTTTCCACCTCCCGAATTACTGGCACATTTTTTACCTTGCTACCGTTTAACACTCCTCTTCGCATTTCATACAGAACACATCGCTCTGCTTCCAGCTGTTCAGTGATATAATCGATAGCTACCCTGTAATCATGATCTCCGCAGGTGAAGACGTCAACCGCTGCATACCCATATTCCGGCCATGTATGGATTGTGATATGCGACTCGGCTATGACGATTACTCCGCTAATACCGTATGGAGAAAACTTGTGAAAGAATGGTTGGATGATAGTGGCTTTAGAGAGTTCGGCTGCGGCCGTTAACACCTCCTCAACCTTTTTTAAATTGTTGATGTGAAACTCGTTGCAGTTGAAGAGTTCCGCAATAATGTGTGTACCTAAACCCTCCATGGGCAACCACCTCATTTTATAAAATCACCTACACTACGGTGAGTGTATGCATTAAGAATGGTTTTTAAGGTTAACTTAAATTCGCCACCCTGGGGATTGTCATTCCTTTGGGTTTTTTGCGCTTTTACATAATCAAAATGCTAAAACCACTACTGGTTTTAGCCCTTAAATAATATCACCCCCTCTGCTCAAAGAGAACATTGACAGTATTATATCACATTACAAAATTTCAACAACAATATTGTTTAATTTAAAAAAAATTTAAAAAAATTTTTTAAATACTGATCTAATAAAAACAGGGTATTCCACAGTTACTTGATTGATTCAAGAATAAAGTGCAACACAAAATAGAAAAAGGTTTTTTCTTTGATACTTTTTAATGTTACCGGCTGGTTAAAATAAATTTATGAATCAATGACAGAGGGTGCCCCAAAACAAACAGTGGGGCTCTCAATGATGTAAGTGCAATGTCATTGCAAGCGTAGCGCCTGTGCTGAGTGCTTCGACGAGCTCAGCAACCACTTGTTGAAGCGAAGCAATCCCAATGCCGTTCAAGATGAAATTGCTACACGCCTGCGGCGCTCGCAACTATGGGATTGCTGCGTCACTTTGTTCCTTGCAATGACAGGAGAGCAAAAGTGATAGCAAAAATATTACTTTTGAGACACCCTCTTTACGAGAAATTACAAGAACATCTAAATGTTACATTTCAAATGTGAATTTTCAAACCACTTAAAAAAGAATTTGAAAAATGATTGACTTCAATGTATATTATAAATAGATTGTCACTTCGTTAAAACGATCGCGCGGTGGAGCAGCTGGTAGCTCGTTGGGCTCATAACCCAAAGGTCGCAGGTTCAAATCCTGCCCGCGCTACCAAGGCGGAGTAGCTCAGTTGGTTAGAGCACACGGCTCATATCCGTGGTGTGGGGGGTTCGAGTCCCTCCTCCGCTAATTACCGTTTATAATATTTCCTGCAATCATCGCATAAACCGTGCGATGTTTTTTTATTACTATACTCATTAAAATATTCTTCTAACGCAACCCACTTGCCATCAACATAAATTTTATGACACCCTGCACATATCCTTACGTATGACTCAAGATTTTTAATTTTTAAAAATATCTTAATGGTATAATACAGCAAAAAGCCAAATATTGCAGTAAAAATAAAAGTTTCTAAAAGGCTTTCTTGATAATTTATTGGTGTTGGTTCAGCATTTAAAAGTAGGCAGGGCAAATCAAAAATTTCTTCTGCCCAAATAAATAGAATAATACAAAGAAAAACTATTATTTCAAAAATAACAATTTTGCCTAACGTATCTTTTTGCTTCATTGTTAACCTCATCATTTCCATTTATGGTAACAACCGTTGTAATAATGGCTTTCCCAATGAAATAGCTGATTCGGGGCATATTTCCATACAACAATAACACCGTATACACGTTGAATAATCGTAGCATGGCACTTTACCATCTTTAGATGTGCTAATTGCTTTTACCGGGCATATCTGCTTGCACTGATAACAAAGCGTACACGTATCAGGATTTGGCACTGGTTTTGCAATCATCATATTTTTTAATAGCTTATTTATAAGCGGAATTGCCAGTATTTTAGATGATCCTGATTCTTTTGGCGGCATGAAAGACAATTTTTTTGAAATATGTTCTTTTATAATTTCAATTTTTTCCGGTGTATTGCACAAACCTCTTTTTATTCCCATTGTGATGGTTGGTATATTCTTTATGTCAAATCCAGCTATTGTTGCAATAGCATAATCAACTGCAATTGCATTATACGATGCCCCAATAATCCCTAAAAATGCAGGCGTGCCTGATGGACCTGGACCATCACCCTCCATAATGGTTATTGCATCTACAATATGGACGATAGTTTTGGGAAGTGCAGCATCAGTGCAATAAGCCTGGTATAAATCTAAAAGCATCCCAGCAAACTCATCTTTAGTTTTTGCTTTAATATGCCACTCGGATTTTTTCATTCCATGAATGGTGCCAAATAAATTTTTTACCGCACATGTTATATGCGTTAGTGCGTGCGTTTTAAACTTGGGAAGATTTATAAGTATATCGCATTCTGTTAAAATTTTTGGCACTTCAAACCGCTTGAAATGATGAGCATTATCATTATGAATTATTATGCAATCTGATGTATCGGCAACAAACACATCTTCTTCAGTTACTATCGCATCATATCCTGTCTTTTTCATTACTCGTTGCAATGACTGCACCGCAGGCGATTCAACAAGAACTGGTATGCCACCATGTTGTTTTACAATCTGAACTATTGCTTTAAAAAAGGCTGGATGCGTGATTACTGTAGACTCTGGGGATGCTGATGTTAATAAATTAGGTTTTATTGCTACTTTTGCATTGTACAGTTTTGAAAAATTAAACTGCAACTGGTTTAATGCTGCAATAACCTTTGTTTTGATAACTTCAACATCATAATGACTGCATTCTTTTACTATGACTTTCATATCGTAACTCTTGATAAACATAATGATACATTATTATAACATCATTCATGTTTTATTTCAACGTTTGTTGCCTGCATTATAACTATTTTCCCACCAACGATATTGGTAATGATACCCTCAACAGTTACTATCGCCCCATTATCCAATGCTTCTACTTCAAAGGGTGCAAACACTTCTACTACTCCATCAAACCTGTTTTCTGAATAATTTATCAGTAACTGAAAACTTATGCCATCCTTTTTTTTATAATTTGCTACTTTTCCCTGCCATTTTACATTTATTCCCTTATATAAATATGGTTTTTGCATTACATCACTGTATGAAAATGTTGCCACTGTACGCTCTCTGGTGCGGTTTATAAAATCTTTTAAAAATGCTACTCGCTCTTTTACTCTGAAATTTGCATTGCTGGCATCAATCTTATTCAACAGTATCAAAGCATCATTTTCTTTGCCTTCCTTGATCAGCCACTTTGCCCTATTAAAATCCTGAATACATGCTTCATTTGATGCATAAAATTCAGGTGTGCGCACTTTCTGAATTTTATCAATGATATCGTAATGCATACCATCAAGTGAAATCTGTGATAAATCTTCCCCTGATTGAAGCGATGGTTGATAAAATAGAAGTTCAATTTTTTCCTGTATGAGTTTTGCAAGAGATGAAGGAAAAAACACAATCCCTGTTATCAGAAATACAACAATAATCAATACCAGAGCTACTGTTTTAAAGTGTAGTACAGGCCGCCCTGTCCTGAATGATATTTTGACTTTTTTTGGTGATCTAACCGTGATAAAATCTTTTATCTTAGCCTTTTTTTGAAATTGTTCAAAATCAGCAGATTCCTGTATTTTTGCTATAATTTTTGTTATTTGTTTATTCCCCGGGGAAATTTTTACTATATCAATGTAACCTGTGCAGGCCTCATCTTTTGATTTAGCAGCTTTTAACATCAGAAATGCCTGTATTTCTAAAAGAGGAACAAAAGCTGGATATTGTCGTAGTGCCTTGCGTAACAAAGCTTCGGCCTGGGCAAGTTTATCTGTAAATAGATACGACAAAATCAATAAAAAATAATCAAATGGATTATTGGAAATAGTAATATTTTTTTCTAATAACTGGATAACTATTACATATGAACCTTTTTTAAATGATTTATATGCTTCTTTTGTTATTAATTCAGATTTCACATTGTAAATCTTTTAATTTAAAATTTTTTATATCAACGTACATTCCCGCCATCGTTGATTGTGGGAATGAATACTCTTACAATAATTTCCTTACACGTTACGCCAACATTTACAGTTTGGTTATTCCACTATTTTTTCACGCGTTCCACATACTCACCTGTTCGTGTGTCAACTTTTATAACATCACCTTCATTGACGAATATGGGAACCTGAACAGTGGCACCAGTTTCAACGGTCACTGGTTTTAAAACATTGGTGGCAGTATCACCTTTCACCCCTGGCTCAGCATAGGTTACTTTCAATACTACAAATATTGGTGGCTCTATAGACAATATTTCCTCATCATGCATGGTTGCTTCAACATTATCGCCCTCTTTTATATAATTGAGTAAATTTGAAGCTTTTTTCTTATCTACGTGTATTTGATCATAGCTTTCTGTATCCATAAAAACCAGGGAATCACCCTCATCATAAAGATATTGCAGTGTCTTCTTCTCAACTCGAACATCCTCAACCTTTTCGCCACCTTTAAACTTTTTATCTACAATAACACCCTTTGTAAGTGATTTTAATTTTGTCTGAACAAACGCTCCACCCCGGCCTAATTTTACATGCTGATATTCAACAACTGAATACAGGTCACCATCAACCTTAATAACTGTTCCCGTTCGCAAATCATTACTTGTTATCATGTGGAATACTCCTTGGAAAATATAATTCTATAAAATAATTAGTTCCTTTGTGCTTTTTGTTAAAACCTCATGTCCTGAAGAAGTTACCAGTACCATATCTTCAATTCTGACACCTGCTTTTTTGGGGATATATATGCCAGGCTCAATAGTTATAACCATACCCTTCTTTAATGCCATAGCCCCATTCTGTTTTACAGCTGGTATTTCATGTACATCCAGCCCAACGCCATGACCCAGCGAATGGCCAAAAAAGTTACCATATCCTTTAGCAGCTATAAAATCCCTTGCAATACTGTCAAGTTTATTTGTAGTCAATCCTGATTTTACTGCATCAACAGCTCTCTTTTGAGCCTCTTTTACAATAGAATAAATTGTATTGATACTATCGGGAATACTTTTAATAAATACAGTACGCGTTATGTCCGAGCAATAACCCTTGAAAATGCATCCCATGTCAATAAGCACCGGTTCACCTGCCTTAATCTTTTTGGTTCCCGTTTTGTAATGGGGCATTGATGACCCCGCCCCTGATGCAACGATGGGATCAAATGAAGTTCCCTGGCATCCATGTTTTTTATAAAAATATTCTATTTCAACAGCAATGTCCCATTCAGTAATACCTGGCTTAATAATCGTAAGTATATGGTGAAAACAGGCATCTGTTATTCGGGCTGCTTTTTTAATAATTTCAATTTCATCATCATCTTTGATAATACGCAACTCATTAATAACATCCCCGCCGTAATGCAAAGCTATGCCTTTGCACTCATTTTGAAAGATTTTATACTGCGATAGTGTAATTGAATGCTCCTCAAAAAATATATTTTTTATTTTTTTTTCTATAAGTAATGATTTTAATGATTTGAAAAAATCCTTTTGCTGTAATACAAAACGAACATTTTCAGGTAATATCATCAGAGCGTATTCCTCATAGCGTGAATCAGAAATAAAAACTATCTCATCTTCAAAAAATATTAGATACCCATAACTTCCTTCAAATCCGGTGCAATATTTAATATTAATCAAGCTTGCAACCAGGTATGGGAATTGTTTTTTTTCTGACAAATGCTTTTGTATTTTTTTCATTCTTGTGCGATAGTTCATAGAATTAGAATCACTTTGAGTAATTTTCCAGATAGTGTAGTAAAGCCTGCAGCGCTACTATATATGAGTAATACCCAAACCCACAGATTTGACCAATACATACAGGCGCAATGTACGAATGTCTTCTGAAGCGTTCTCGTGAATGTATATTGGAAAGATGAACTTCTATACATGGAATACCTATGGAAGCTAAGCAATCACGGATAGCTATTGAAGTATGTGTATAAGCACCCGCATTGATAATAATCCCATCACAATTTCTATTATTTTGAATATAATCTATAATTTCACCTTCGCTATTTGACTGGAAACAACGTACTTCACAGTTCTTGCCCTTTGCAAATTCATGTATTCTGTTATTAATTTCTTCCAGCGTTAGTGTACCATATATTGCAGGTTCTCTTTCCCCTAAAAGATTTAAATTTGGTCCATGAATTACATGAAAAGTATATTGTTTCATACATTCCTCTGATTGGTTTATTTACCTGTTAAAAACCATACTGTTTAATGAGATGATCTGCTTTAATTTTTGCAAGTACATTTGAATCTGAGTTAATTATTTCATATAAAATATCTTTAGACTCATCCTGTTTACCCATTTCATACAACAACACTGAAACATATACTTTTGCATTATAAAAATTAATATCAGTGCTGTCAGATTTGGAAAAATAAAGGTCAAAATACTTTTTAGCTATACCAAAATTGCGCTGGATTAATAGATATATTAATCCAGCATAGTATAATGAAGCATGTGCATATTCATCATCATACCGTGAAGCAGTGTTGAAAAACTGCAAAGCCTGTGAATAATTATAATTTTTATACATCATCATGCCATAGTAATAATTTGATAATGATAGTAACTTGTTTCTTTTTATACCATATCCATAAATATTCTGAAAATTTTTTATATCATTCCCATTATAGTAATATATCAACAAAAACGTAATTATCTCTTCTGCATATTCAGTTTTTAAAATATCATTGAGTTTTCCTGAAATAATCGTTAAAGCTTTGTCATTGTTACCTAAATTAAAATAGCTAACAGCCATTATACTATTCCGCAAACTCTCTAATTCTTTCTTTTGAATGGATTCAGCCAGTTCAAAAGCTTTTTCAAACTCTTTGCGTTCAATGTAAATCTGTGCCAGGTTTATTTTTGCATCATCAGAGATGCTACTGTCTGGTTTTTTGAGTAAAGCTTTTGTAAAATAATCAAATGCCATATCATTGTTGCCATTCAATCTATAATAAAGAGCAATTGAATATGAAATTATTGCAAAATATTCATTATCTTCAACATACGAAAGAAGATCACCAGCAATTTCTGGCTGGCTGGACTTTATAGCTGTATCAGCAATTATTACAAAATCTTCTTTATTATAATCCTGGAACGGTATCGTCATAAAATATGTTAATGCAGCAGGAAAATCCTTAATTGCGTATAAACTTTTTGCCAGCAACTTTATCAGCAATTTTGTTGTCAAATCATCTACAGTTAAGTAATCACTACTCTGCAATGTTTTTATAATGGTGGCGTATTGTTTTAGTTCATAGAGCGATAGTACATAAAATAAAAGTACTGAACGTTCACGTGGCCTTCCCTTTGTTGCTAAATATTGAGAATAAAAATATACTGCAACCTGATAGTTTTTATTTTTGTATGCTTCATCCCCTTTTTCAATAAATATCTTTCCTGCAGTAATTGACGAACTGTAATTCTTAATAATAAATGAATAATACCGTTCAACGCTAACCCCCTGTTTTTTCAATACAGAACACAATTCATATAGTATTTCTTCTAACCCTGGTTTCCTGGGGAAACGAGCTATTAACTGGTCTATTATTTCAACGGTTTTCCTTGTATTGTTTATCCTTATATATGACTCTGCCAGTAAGATTAACACATCATATCTGTTTTCAATCTTTTGATTCTTCAAATATCTATTGGCATAGTCTATTGTCTCATTATATTGCTCTTTTTTGAAAGCATCAATTGCTTTTACATAATCAAGTTCTACCAGGTATTGTGAAAAAGGATTGATTTCTTTTATTTCATCAAACACATCAAGTGCTTTCGTTATGTTTCCCTGCATTACATAAACCTGTGCAACTAAAAACAGCATTTCATCCCTGTTTTCTTCATACTGGTATTTTTCCAGCATAAAATCCAGAAGACGTTTTGCATCATCATACCGTGCAGTAGTTATATATAATCTGGTCAAGGTCATCATAACATATTTTTGGCTTTCCGTATCATTGATAGAGACA encodes:
- the speD gene encoding adenosylmethionine decarboxylase, giving the protein MEGLGTHIIAELFNCNEFHINNLKKVEEVLTAAAELSKATIIQPFFHKFSPYGISGVIVIAESHITIHTWPEYGYAAVDVFTCGDHDYRVAIDYITEQLEAERCVLYEMRRGVLNGSKVKNVPVIREVENVNYID
- the aroQ gene encoding type II 3-dehydroquinate dehydratase is translated as MKQYTFHVIHGPNLNLLGEREPAIYGTLTLEEINNRIHEFAKGKNCEVRCFQSNSEGEIIDYIQNNRNCDGIIINAGAYTHTSIAIRDCLASIGIPCIEVHLSNIHSRERFRRHSYIAPVCIGQICGFGYYSYIVALQALLHYLENYSK
- a CDS encoding Xaa-Pro peptidase family protein gives rise to the protein MNYRTRMKKIQKHLSEKKQFPYLVASLINIKYCTGFEGSYGYLIFFEDEIVFISDSRYEEYALMILPENVRFVLQQKDFFKSLKSLLIEKKIKNIFFEEHSITLSQYKIFQNECKGIALHYGGDVINELRIIKDDDEIEIIKKAARITDACFHHILTIIKPGITEWDIAVEIEYFYKKHGCQGTSFDPIVASGAGSSMPHYKTGTKKIKAGEPVLIDMGCIFKGYCSDITRTVFIKSIPDSINTIYSIVKEAQKRAVDAVKSGLTTNKLDSIARDFIAAKGYGNFFGHSLGHGVGLDVHEIPAVKQNGAMALKKGMVITIEPGIYIPKKAGVRIEDMVLVTSSGHEVLTKSTKELIIL
- the speE gene encoding polyamine aminopropyltransferase, yielding MPFESSVWIEELYEMEQGRTMKLKVTGKLATYDSKFQRIEIYDTKAFGRMLVLDGVFMTTEVDEMGYHEMLVHVPMCVHPNPKRVLVIGGGDGGTLREVLKHKEVEKADICEIDGDVIRLCREYMPALSCSYDDPRVTIYTEDGAKFIAERKKAYDVILVDSSDPIGPAAVLFSEEFYKNLSECLDDDGIASTQSESIFYHPNVIVTLAQYNKKFFKVPSYYITMVPTYPSGMIGFSFCSKKYHPINDLKEEKAKALAKLLRYYNPDIHRGAFALPQFIRTKLEGILY
- a CDS encoding tetratricopeptide repeat protein, producing MKRVFIVFITLLIFNVVSYAIESSQLFEQGMEAFRMGNYGSSELIFRKVIDANDSYKDRAWYYLALSIFYQKQYRSAIFELNRFLLLCTTPDLCSEARYWIAESYYSLNDYIKAIEEYNRFISQSKNKQLIINAYDRIGEIYFNQKRYDEAIIEWKKALAISSKKYEDSNRVIKIGEALFLSERYNEALDVLEPLIYATGDISIQSKARLLVGRIYQLTGKHWQAIKYFNEIPESMLRVPSFMSVQYFKALSYIALGDTYNARLNLKSYILISTDNVPYHYNAKYELGKILLNTKDSDEGMSLLEDVYTNSNDIELRSNASFELAKVYLKNNNNEKAIPYLENAVSINDTESQKYVMMTLTRLYITTARYDDAKRLLDFMLEKYQYEENRDEMLFLVAQVYVMQGNITKALDVFDEIKEINPFSQYLVELDYVKAIDAFKKEQYNETIDYANRYLKNQKIENRYDVLILLAESYIRINNTRKTVEIIDQLIARFPRKPGLEEILYELCSVLKKQGVSVERYYSFIIKNYSSSITAGKIFIEKGDEAYKNKNYQVAVYFYSQYLATKGRPRERSVLLFYVLSLYELKQYATIIKTLQSSDYLTVDDLTTKLLIKLLAKSLYAIKDFPAALTYFMTIPFQDYNKEDFVIIADTAIKSSQPEIAGDLLSYVEDNEYFAIISYSIALYYRLNGNNDMAFDYFTKALLKKPDSSISDDAKINLAQIYIERKEFEKAFELAESIQKKELESLRNSIMAVSYFNLGNNDKALTIISGKLNDILKTEYAEEIITFLLIYYYNGNDIKNFQNIYGYGIKRNKLLSLSNYYYGMMMYKNYNYSQALQFFNTASRYDDEYAHASLYYAGLIYLLIQRNFGIAKKYFDLYFSKSDSTDINFYNAKVYVSVLLYEMGKQDESKDILYEIINSDSNVLAKIKADHLIKQYGF
- a CDS encoding DUF362 domain-containing protein; this encodes MKVIVKECSHYDVEVIKTKVIAALNQLQFNFSKLYNAKVAIKPNLLTSASPESTVITHPAFFKAIVQIVKQHGGIPVLVESPAVQSLQRVMKKTGYDAIVTEEDVFVADTSDCIIIHNDNAHHFKRFEVPKILTECDILINLPKFKTHALTHITCAVKNLFGTIHGMKKSEWHIKAKTKDEFAGMLLDLYQAYCTDAALPKTIVHIVDAITIMEGDGPGPSGTPAFLGIIGASYNAIAVDYAIATIAGFDIKNIPTITMGIKRGLCNTPEKIEIIKEHISKKLSFMPPKESGSSKILAIPLINKLLKNMMIAKPVPNPDTCTLCYQCKQICPVKAISTSKDGKVPCYDYSTCIRCYCCMEICPESAISLGKPLLQRLLP
- the efp gene encoding elongation factor P codes for the protein MITSNDLRTGTVIKVDGDLYSVVEYQHVKLGRGGAFVQTKLKSLTKGVIVDKKFKGGEKVEDVRVEKKTLQYLYDEGDSLVFMDTESYDQIHVDKKKASNLLNYIKEGDNVEATMHDEEILSIEPPIFVVLKVTYAEPGVKGDTATNVLKPVTVETGATVQVPIFVNEGDVIKVDTRTGEYVERVKK
- a CDS encoding sodium/solute symporter (Members of the Solute:Sodium Symporter (SSS), TC 2.A.21 as described in tcdb.org, catalyze solute:Na+ symport. Known solutes for members of the family include sugars, amino acids, nucleosides, inositols, vitamins, urea or anions, depending on the system.) — its product is MGAIDWIIVVLYSICVIGIGYIIGKKQKNQADYYIASQKASAWLTGSSLAANQVSAISLIGVPAFIAVKHNGGLTWLQYELALPLSMIFLILFVIPAFRSYQGFSIYEWLEKRFGKQTRVILALVFLLSRSLATGVAIVATSYVFSVMTDLNLYVSIVTISLISLIYTSIGGILADIYTDVMQLVVLLLSTVLFCGIILFVLNGHTAFTLDYQRLKIFNYVSFGILDGNTFSLAPMLCGGFFLYISYYGFDQSQAQRFFSCRSTDAAQKAIIINTIVRFVIVMLYSFLGILLLLLLSVDNTLRSLLSNQQPDMLIPTFIKHYIPAGLKGVVISGILAASMSSMDSAINSLSAITYNDALKVAYEKIESTRDKTKLFLSRVLTVLWGVITTLFAIVFAGSSETVVELVNKIGSLLYGPICAVFIIGMITRKKIHQLAVIGGFATGILVNVYIWLFLPKVSWMWWNATGFFAAILFPFVISLFTGSGYVSDSGYTINYFTKNTWFKAIVLVMWFMAIICFFVLIENVFK